Part of the Burkholderia humptydooensis genome, CCGGCGAGCGTCGCGCGAAACCGGGGCACGGCGGCATCGAGCCAGCGCGTATGCGACGCGACACGCACGCAGACGGGCGCGACGCGCACGGCGCCGCGCGCGCGCGCGGCCGCCGCGAGCGCGTCGAGCGCCGCGTGCGGGCCGGCGAGCACGTACGCGTCGCCCGGGTTGACGATCGCGACCGCGGCGCCGTGCGCGGCGCACGATGCGTCGACGACGTCGCGCGCGAGCCCGCGCACGAACAGCATCCGCGCGTCGCCGTCGCTCGCCGCGTCCATCGCGCGTGCGCGCGCCGCGACGAGATCGAGCGCGTCGCGCGCGTCGACGAGCCCCGCGACGCTCCACGCGGCGACCTCGCCGACGCTGTAGCCCGCGACGCAGCGCCGGCGCGGCAGCAGCGCGTCGAGCCGCGCCATCGCGGCCACCGCCTGCAATGTGCAGACGAGCTGCGCGGCAAAGTTCTCGCGCAGCGCGTCGTCGCCAGCGTCGCGCGCCCAGGCGCGCGGGTCGGCGCCGAGCAGCGTCGCCGCATGCGCGAAAAGCGGCTCGGCTTCCGGCACGTCGGCCGTCAGCTCGAACATGCCGGCGCGCTGGCCGCCCTGCCCCGAACAAAGAATCGCAATCGTCATTGCAAGCCCTCTGCGTCCAGTGCGGCGACGAACAGGCTCATCGCGAGCAGGTCCGCCGCGCCGCCCGGGCTCAGCCGGCGCGCGACGAACGCGCGATGCGCGGCGGCCGCGCGCGCGCGCCAGTCGAGCGCGCCCACGCCGCCCGTTGCGAGAAATTCGCGCGCGGTTCGTTGCGCGAAGTCGAGGCCGTCGCGACCGCCCCGATGCAGCAGATTCGTGTCGTCGAGCGCGGCGATCAGCGCAAAGCACGCGTGCACGCGCGCCGCCTCGGCATCGTCGGGCGCGAGCCGCGCGCCGTCGCGCAGCGCCGGCACGCCGACCGCGTAGACGCGCGCGAAGCCGGCCGCCGCTTCCGCGCGCGCGCCGCCCGCGCCGTAGCGGCGGCCGGCGCGTTCGCCGTGACTGTC contains:
- the mdcH gene encoding malonate decarboxylase subunit epsilon, translating into MTIAILCSGQGGQRAGMFELTADVPEAEPLFAHAATLLGADPRAWARDAGDDALRENFAAQLVCTLQAVAAMARLDALLPRRRCVAGYSVGEVAAWSVAGLVDARDALDLVAARARAMDAASDGDARMLFVRGLARDVVDASCAAHGAAVAIVNPGDAYVLAGPHAALDALAAAARARGAVRVAPVCVRVASHTRWLDAAVPRFRATLAGARIARAPTPGTRLVSGIDGAPVLDVAAGVDKLARQIAEPLDWAACVAGCVEAGARAFVELGPGRALAEMAAAAYPALPARSLADFRSWDGVRAWLSRVDLDA